A region of the Microcoleus sp. bin38.metabat.b11b12b14.051 genome:
GACGGCAGAAATCCAAGTGGTGCAGCCTGCTGAATCGTTGCAAACTCAACTTGCAGCCGCGTCAACTCCCCAACAGCGGATCGACTTGTATGCGAAGGCGGGGCTGTGGTACGACGCGATCGCCGAAGCGCGCAAAACCTCTGAAACTTCTCAAAACCAAACGCCCATGCTGGAATTGCTAGATTCTCTGGCTAGTTCGGAAGCTGCACCTTTGAAAGATTGGAGCGATCGATTGCGACAAATAAGGGCGATCGAACAACAACGCCAAGCCCCGCAACCCAAACCCTAAAATCCCATGCAGCCTTTCTCGCTAAAACTGCTCAAATTCAGTAATTCTAAAGTGCGATCGGGCTTCCTGTTTCCTTTCGCCTTTTGCCTTTTGTCTGTTGGCTTTTACATTCCTGGGCATTTCTCACTCCCGGTTGTTGCTCAAACTACTGATGCTCGTGAAGCAGAGGGCGATCGGCTAATGCAGCAGGGCTACCAACAGAATCAGACTAGCCAATTCCCAGCAGCGCTGAATTCCTGGCAACAGGCACTCCAAATTTTTCGCGCCCTCAAAAACCGCCAAATGGAGGGTTGGGCACTGGGGAATTTGGGAGACGCTTACAACTCTCTGGGCAACTATGCCAAAGGGATTGAGTATTCACAGCAACAGTTAGCCATAGCTCGTGAAATTAAAGACCGCCGAGTGGAGGGTGCAGGACTGGGTAATTTGGGAGTCGCTTACAACTCTCTGGGCAACTATGCCAAAGGGATTGAGTATTCACAGCAACAGTTAGCAATATCTCGTGAAATTAAAGACCGCCAAGGGGAAGCTACGGTACTGGGGAATTTGGGATTGGCTTACATATATCTGGGCGACGATGCCAAAGCGATTGAGTATACACAGCAGAGTTTAGCGATCGCCCGCGAAATTAAAGACCGCCGAGTGGAGGGTGCAGGACTGGGCAATTTGGGATTGGCTTACATATATCTGGGCGACTATGCCAAAGCGATTGAGTATCAGCAACAACAGTTAGCCATAGCTCGTGAAATTAAAGACCGCCAAGGGGAAGGTACAGGACTGGGCAATTTGGGATTGGCTTACTTATATCTGGGCAACTATGCCAAAGTCATTGAGTATTCACAGCAATGGTTAGCCATCGCCCGCGAAATTAAAGACCGCAACGGGGAAGGTACGGCGCTCCACAACCTCGGAGCGGCGTTCTTAAAGGCTGGCAATCTAACAGAAGCTGAAAAAATGCTGGTGAATGCCATTCAAGTTTGGGAATCGATGCGTCAAATGCTCGGCTCCAACGACGCTAATAAAGTCTCCATCTTTGAAGGACAAGCTATGACTTATCGGACTTTACAAGAAGTCCGGGTGGCTCAGAATAACCCGATCGCGGCCTTAGAAATTTCCGAACGGGGACGTGCCCGTGCCTTTGTCGATCTCCTCACACAGCGCTTATCGTCAGGTGATGCCAATTCGGTCATTGCCTCTGTTCCCAACCAGGATCAAATCCGCCAAATCGCCAAAGCACAGAACGCCACTTTGGTGCAGTATTCTATCATCTACGATGATTTCCAAATTCAAGGAAAAAGCGAACCGCGTGAATCCGCGCTCTACATCTGGGTGATTCAACCCACGGGCGAAATTACCTTCCGCGAGGTAGACCTCAAACCCCTCTGGCAAAAACACAACGCCTCTCTAACCAGCTTAATTATTGGCGATCGAGAATTCCTGGCCGTCCGCAGTCGTGGCAGTTTCCCCGCTCTCCAACCCCAACCCAATTTACCCACGCTGCATCAACTGCTGATCGATCCCATTGCCAGCCTCCTACCCAAAGATCCAAATGCCCACGTCATTTTCATTCCCCAACGATCGCTCTTCCAAGTACCCTTCCCCGCCCTACTTGATGCCAACGGCACTTACTTAATCCAAAAACACACGATTCTCA
Encoded here:
- a CDS encoding CHAT domain-containing tetratricopeptide repeat protein: MQPFSLKLLKFSNSKVRSGFLFPFAFCLLSVGFYIPGHFSLPVVAQTTDAREAEGDRLMQQGYQQNQTSQFPAALNSWQQALQIFRALKNRQMEGWALGNLGDAYNSLGNYAKGIEYSQQQLAIAREIKDRRVEGAGLGNLGVAYNSLGNYAKGIEYSQQQLAISREIKDRQGEATVLGNLGLAYIYLGDDAKAIEYTQQSLAIAREIKDRRVEGAGLGNLGLAYIYLGDYAKAIEYQQQQLAIAREIKDRQGEGTGLGNLGLAYLYLGNYAKVIEYSQQWLAIAREIKDRNGEGTALHNLGAAFLKAGNLTEAEKMLVNAIQVWESMRQMLGSNDANKVSIFEGQAMTYRTLQEVRVAQNNPIAALEISERGRARAFVDLLTQRLSSGDANSVIASVPNQDQIRQIAKAQNATLVQYSIIYDDFQIQGKSEPRESALYIWVIQPTGEITFREVDLKPLWQKHNASLTSLIIGDREFLAVRSRGSFPALQPQPNLPTLHQLLIDPIASLLPKDPNAHVIFIPQRSLFQVPFPALLDANGTYLIQKHTILTSPSIQVLALTRQQKLAQKQPNSSNALVLGNPTMPSVSPSPGEPKRQLSPLPGAEAEALAIAPLLKTQAITGAQGTKAAIVQKMPQASIIHLATHGLLDDVRGLGSAIALAPSGNDDGLLTAEEIFDMKLQASLVVLSACNTGEGRITGDGVIGLSRALISAGVPSVIVSLWSVPDAPTSELMKAFYQNLQNNPDKAQALRQAMLTTMKTHSQPRNWAAFTLIGEAE